The following proteins are encoded in a genomic region of Helicobacter macacae MIT 99-5501:
- a CDS encoding TonB-dependent receptor, with translation MWDITQNHSLGLEASYFQGYITTTPNLLFRLGSANGQSSSTDNSPDKSKRYDSGQGSIKTKQDRIDTALTYDAKFGENHKFQAKAFFHYLKNKYDTNLQDIWYARGNTSMWVQDFSQSGSYFVDEKIGLNLRYDWKHYKGLLIVGLDSVYNIGERFLSLYYDVPLMPTNPNMRMNHYLYTPILANKWTNSLYAIEKFDFTKRFSLTLGARYENANYTGKRRYSSNMGMSMTNTYPASPTPSYNTTRPDKAINDNISNYALELVPNYNFGAGNVYAKYEKGFRSPNPDTLTGVAGGRYVDSNVKSEQYHTFEVGSKSQIGKYVFLSGSAFYTLTQDELYNYGSAHSGLSGFGYRNYDLTQRAGVEIFSKQEFFGQSLRFSESFTYVDARILKGTFATDNASRSMNGERIPYTSNYKATIGINYDFSRHFGIWTQNSFIGAQKDIAGGTIKSYSLTDLGLDMRFGDFSATFGVRNVFDTVYFSYYNSDASDPTIGNSYLYAKGQEVFLDLRYAF, from the coding sequence ATGTGGGACATTACGCAAAACCATTCACTTGGCTTAGAGGCGAGCTACTTTCAAGGATATATTACCACTACGCCAAATCTGCTATTTCGCTTAGGAAGCGCAAATGGACAATCTAGTAGCACAGATAATTCACCTGATAAATCCAAGCGATATGATAGCGGACAAGGTAGCATAAAAACCAAACAAGATAGAATCGATACCGCACTTACTTATGATGCAAAATTTGGTGAAAATCATAAATTCCAAGCAAAAGCATTTTTTCACTATCTAAAAAACAAATACGATACAAATCTGCAAGATATTTGGTATGCACGAGGCAATACAAGTATGTGGGTGCAGGACTTTTCTCAAAGTGGTTCATACTTTGTCGATGAAAAAATCGGGCTAAATCTACGCTACGATTGGAAGCATTATAAAGGATTGCTTATTGTTGGGCTTGATTCTGTTTATAATATAGGGGAGCGATTTTTGTCGCTGTATTATGATGTGCCTTTGATGCCTACAAATCCCAATATGCGAATGAATCACTATCTCTACACACCAATCCTAGCAAACAAATGGACAAATTCTCTCTATGCGATTGAAAAATTTGACTTTACGAAGCGGTTTTCTCTCACACTTGGTGCAAGGTATGAAAACGCCAACTACACAGGAAAAAGACGATATTCTAGCAATATGGGAATGTCTATGACAAACACATACCCCGCAAGCCCTACCCCAAGCTATAATACCACGCGTCCTGATAAAGCCATAAACGATAATATCTCAAACTACGCCTTAGAGCTAGTGCCAAACTACAACTTTGGCGCAGGCAATGTCTATGCCAAGTATGAAAAAGGATTTCGCTCGCCAAACCCTGATACCCTCACAGGAGTGGCAGGCGGACGATATGTAGACTCCAATGTCAAAAGCGAGCAATATCACACATTTGAAGTGGGTAGCAAATCTCAAATCGGCAAATATGTTTTTCTCTCTGGCTCGGCTTTTTATACCCTTACCCAAGATGAGCTATACAACTACGGAAGTGCGCACTCTGGCTTAAGTGGCTTTGGCTATCGCAACTACGACTTGACACAAAGAGCGGGTGTGGAGATTTTCTCAAAGCAAGAGTTTTTTGGACAATCATTGAGATTTAGTGAGAGTTTTACTTATGTCGATGCGAGAATCCTAAAAGGCACATTTGCTACTGATAACGCCTCTCGCTCAATGAATGGAGAGAGAATCCCATACACTTCCAACTACAAAGCCACAATCGGCATAAACTATGACTTTTCACGACACTTTGGAATCTGGACACAAAATTCATTTATCGGGGCGCAAAAAGACATAGCAGGAGGGACAATCAAATCATATAGTTTGACAGATTTGGGGCTTGATATGCGATTTGGGGATTTTAGCGCGACTTTTGGTGTGCGAAATGTGTTTGATACGGTATATTTCTCATACTACAACTCTGATGCTAGCGACCCAACAATCGGCAATAGCTACCTCTACGCAAAAGGGCAAGAAGTGTTTTTGGATTTGCGCTATGCGTTTTAA
- a CDS encoding TonB-dependent receptor, producing the protein MKANTANTISSTFQATPLQKQTFQSTPLKTLQRENSHKIPHKATLALAFTCAFSTAALAQIADSSVDSSQSPSSQTPQESTPHNTAKDNAYNAAQNPKDYASLDYSSLQAQDLGKVSATAKGFESRLDELNRNVYIIDKDTIEQKGFKSTEEIFSYIPFITRNSIGLGSNLDLRGQGSSANVNVQVLLNGINLNMLDSSHGVTPINTIAPSDIERIEVLPGGGAVMYGNGTRGGVINIITKRRYEKFSPSVGISYSGVPEILGGGGQV; encoded by the coding sequence ATGAAAGCAAACACTGCAAACACCATTTCTAGCACATTTCAAGCGACACCACTTCAAAAGCAAACATTCCAATCAACACCACTAAAAACACTTCAGCGCGAAAACTCGCACAAAATCCCGCACAAAGCCACGCTCGCTCTAGCTTTTACCTGCGCTTTTAGCACTGCAGCACTAGCACAGATTGCAGATTCTAGCGTAGATTCTAGCCAAAGCCCAAGTTCTCAAACACCACAAGAATCCACACCCCACAACACCGCAAAAGACAACGCCTACAATGCCGCCCAAAATCCAAAAGACTATGCCTCCTTAGACTATTCCTCTTTGCAAGCGCAGGATTTGGGCAAAGTTTCAGCTACTGCCAAAGGATTTGAATCAAGGCTAGATGAGCTAAATCGCAATGTCTATATCATTGACAAAGACACGATTGAGCAAAAGGGATTTAAGAGCACCGAAGAGATTTTTAGCTATATCCCATTTATCACGCGCAATTCTATCGGACTAGGGAGCAATCTAGACTTGCGCGGACAAGGCTCATCTGCCAATGTCAATGTCCAAGTCCTGCTAAATGGCATAAATCTAAATATGCTAGATTCTAGCCACGGCGTTACACCTATAAACACTATCGCCCCGAGCGATATTGAGCGCATAGAAGTCTTGCCCGGTGGCGGGGCGGTTATGTATGGCAATGGCACGCGTGGAGGCGTGATAAATATCATTACCAAAAGACGATATGAGAAATTCTCCCCAAGTGTTGGCATAAGCTATTCAGGTGTGCCAGAAATATTAGGGGGGGGGGGGCAAGTATAA
- a CDS encoding (Fe-S)-binding protein, whose product MIDFTQTSNACVKCGKCIPYCTIYRLKREEVTSPRGYLDLIGAYKRGELPLQKDFKNMLESCFLCTTCVDLCPSHLPIDSAIEKIRIDIAQKYGIAWYKRLYFFLLKHRKLMDFVFSFAYFVAPCAFKKVDGGNKIFFSKRVVFPFVKKSFLQKYRGEILPNHKNENLQKEQNLAQNPAHKAGDNLAQNHTQNLTQSHEQKPAQNLAHNKVAIFIGCLANYNYIEVGESLLKILGHLGIKVLVPAQECCGAPAYFTGDIGTVLHLIKRNIELFEKFIDEVDAILIPEATCAAMLMVDWAHALNAEPNVNERERWQKRLANLTPKMSMASKWLQTHTNLESILHKNPASSLKSLTYHDPCHAKKVLKVHKEPRALLSANYEIREMSEPDRCCGFGGVSMQLDRYALTLQAGKPKAEMIAQSGAKIISAECSACRMQITNAMSQSNVKASFAHPLELIAQNLD is encoded by the coding sequence ATGATAGACTTTACTCAAACTTCAAACGCCTGTGTCAAATGTGGCAAATGTATCCCTTACTGCACGATTTATCGGCTAAAGCGTGAGGAGGTTACCTCCCCGCGCGGATATTTAGACCTCATCGGTGCATACAAGAGGGGCGAACTGCCATTGCAAAAAGATTTTAAAAATATGCTAGAATCTTGCTTTTTATGCACTACTTGCGTGGACTTGTGCCCATCTCATCTCCCCATAGACTCCGCCATAGAGAAAATCCGCATAGACATAGCGCAAAAATATGGAATCGCGTGGTATAAAAGGCTATATTTTTTCTTGCTAAAGCATAGAAAACTTATGGATTTTGTGTTTAGCTTTGCCTACTTTGTCGCTCCGTGCGCATTCAAAAAAGTCGATGGCGGAAACAAAATCTTTTTTAGCAAACGCGTGGTGTTTCCCTTTGTCAAAAAAAGTTTTTTGCAAAAATATCGTGGCGAGATTTTGCCAAATCATAAAAATGAAAATCTGCAAAAAGAGCAAAATCTAGCGCAAAACCCCGCACACAAGGCAGGGGATAACCTAGCGCAAAATCATACACAAAATCTAACCCAAAGCCACGAGCAAAAGCCCGCCCAAAATCTAGCACACAATAAAGTCGCTATTTTTATCGGCTGTCTTGCCAACTACAACTACATAGAGGTGGGAGAAAGCCTGCTTAAGATTTTGGGGCATTTGGGGATAAAAGTCCTTGTGCCTGCCCAAGAGTGCTGTGGTGCACCTGCATATTTCACAGGCGATATTGGCACTGTGCTTCATCTCATCAAGCGCAATATTGAGCTTTTTGAGAAGTTTATCGATGAAGTAGATGCTATCCTTATCCCAGAGGCGACTTGTGCAGCTATGCTTATGGTGGATTGGGCTCACGCGCTAAATGCAGAACCAAATGTAAATGAGCGCGAAAGGTGGCAAAAAAGACTTGCAAACCTCACACCCAAAATGTCTATGGCAAGCAAATGGCTACAAACGCATACAAACCTAGAATCTATTTTGCACAAAAATCCTGCTTCCTCTCTAAAATCTCTCACTTATCACGACCCTTGCCACGCCAAAAAAGTGCTAAAAGTGCATAAAGAGCCACGCGCGCTACTTAGTGCAAACTACGAGATACGCGAGATGAGCGAGCCTGATAGGTGCTGCGGGTTTGGCGGGGTAAGTATGCAGCTAGATAGGTATGCCCTCACACTACAAGCTGGCAAGCCAAAAGCAGAGATGATAGCCCAAAGCGGTGCGAAAATCATTAGCGCGGAGTGCTCTGCGTGCCGAATGCAAATCACAAATGCTATGTCTCAAAGCAATGTCAAAGCGAGCTTTGCTCACCCACTTGAGCTAATCGCACAAAATCTAGACTAA
- the hemN gene encoding oxygen-independent coproporphyrinogen III oxidase: MTQNIDFAKFAKYSKSAPRYTSYPTAVEFGADFGYEDLRESFKRNDSYDTQEDRLPLSLYVHLPFCQSACYFCGCNVIYTSKQDKKDRYISYLQKELAILSTLMDTSREVVQLHFGGGTPTFFDSTQLIKVITLIKDTFPNFAPNAEISCEIDPRHFEISQMNALKKGGFNRLSFGVQDFDEAVQKAVHRFQSVELVNEAINIARKSGINSVNFDLIYGLPKQTLDSFLSTLQKVVSLSPDRLAIFNYAHIPWLKKTMRKIDENDLPSPQEKLEILKNTIDFLGKNGYEMIGMDHFAKKSDELYIAKQNGELRRNFQGYTTRGFSQTIGIGLTSIGEGKDYYAQNVKDLASYENALDEGRIPIERGIKLSSEDILRKEVIMGLMNNLKLDFDSIEKSHNINFRVHFASELERLKEYADIGVLEINDKGLYPTPTGGLLIRNIAMVFDSYLRSLPQEKRVFSKTI, translated from the coding sequence ATGACACAAAACATAGATTTTGCCAAATTTGCCAAATACTCCAAATCCGCCCCGCGATACACAAGCTATCCTACTGCAGTGGAGTTTGGAGCGGATTTTGGCTATGAGGATTTGAGGGAATCATTTAAGCGAAATGACAGCTATGACACACAAGAGGATAGGCTTCCACTCTCACTATATGTGCATCTGCCATTTTGTCAAAGTGCGTGCTATTTTTGTGGGTGCAATGTCATCTATACAAGCAAGCAAGACAAAAAAGACAGGTATATTTCATACTTGCAAAAAGAGCTAGCGATTTTATCCACACTTATGGATACTTCACGCGAAGTAGTCCAGCTACATTTTGGTGGTGGAACGCCGACATTTTTTGATTCTACACAGCTAATCAAAGTCATCACTCTCATAAAAGATACATTCCCAAACTTCGCACCAAATGCAGAGATAAGCTGCGAAATCGACCCTAGACACTTTGAAATCTCACAAATGAATGCACTAAAAAAGGGTGGGTTTAATCGCTTAAGTTTTGGGGTGCAAGACTTTGATGAAGCAGTGCAAAAAGCAGTGCATAGATTTCAAAGTGTAGAGCTAGTAAATGAAGCGATAAACATTGCTAGAAAGAGCGGGATAAATTCTGTGAATTTTGACTTAATCTATGGTTTGCCAAAGCAAACGCTAGATAGCTTTCTATCCACACTTCAAAAGGTAGTATCTCTTAGCCCTGATAGATTAGCGATATTTAACTACGCGCATATCCCGTGGCTAAAAAAGACTATGCGCAAAATCGATGAAAATGACTTGCCAAGCCCACAAGAAAAGCTAGAGATTCTAAAAAACACCATTGATTTTTTGGGCAAAAATGGCTATGAAATGATAGGTATGGACCACTTCGCAAAAAAAAGCGATGAGCTATACATAGCAAAGCAAAATGGCGAATTGCGGCGCAATTTTCAGGGCTACACCACACGCGGATTTTCCCAAACAATAGGCATAGGGCTAACTTCCATAGGCGAGGGGAAAGACTACTATGCCCAAAATGTCAAAGATTTGGCAAGCTATGAGAATGCGCTAGATGAGGGGAGAATCCCCATTGAGCGAGGTATAAAGCTATCAAGTGAAGACATACTACGCAAAGAAGTCATTATGGGGCTTATGAACAACCTAAAGCTAGATTTTGATAGTATCGAGAAATCTCACAATATCAACTTTAGAGTGCATTTTGCTAGCGAACTAGAAAGACTAAAAGAATACGCAGATATAGGTGTGCTAGAGATAAATGATAAGGGGCTATATCCCACACCCACAGGTGGGCTACTTATCCGCAATATCGCAATGGTGTTTGATAGCTACTTGCGCTCCCTACCCCAAGAAAAGCGAGTGTTTAGCAAGACGATATGA
- a CDS encoding DUF2603 domain-containing protein: MATSKKITLADFFDSENFIKASKISSTQILLNVQKKRQNSEQKDENQPTSFASQPTAFNSKEAWWIQDEEGEQYLLLPHSVLKKVLSAIEGINEEKLLLELGRDVIQSAPIDFDDVMAVAIDRIESKRLDDGSLPPHINTKSIISEIKKSHPNLFFNIETHFLRKNL, encoded by the coding sequence ATGGCTACTAGCAAAAAAATAACATTGGCAGATTTTTTTGATAGCGAAAATTTCATCAAGGCTTCAAAGATTTCTAGCACGCAAATCCTGCTAAATGTCCAAAAAAAGAGACAAAATAGCGAGCAAAAAGACGAAAATCAACCAACCTCTTTTGCTAGCCAACCAACCGCGTTTAATAGTAAAGAAGCGTGGTGGATACAAGATGAGGAGGGCGAGCAATACCTCTTACTTCCGCACTCTGTGCTAAAAAAAGTCCTATCTGCTATTGAGGGAATCAATGAAGAAAAACTCCTACTAGAGCTTGGGAGAGATGTCATACAAAGCGCACCTATTGATTTTGATGATGTTATGGCGGTAGCGATTGATAGAATCGAATCAAAAAGACTAGATGATGGCTCATTGCCACCACATATCAACACAAAATCTATCATCAGCGAAATCAAAAAATCACACCCAAATTTGTTTTTCAACATTGAAACGCATTTCTTGCGAAAAAATCTCTAA
- the argF gene encoding ornithine carbamoyltransferase → MRDVPNHFSNHFLSLKDFSKSQLYDMLSLSLALKSLCQNAKSLSKPITPQALGIKNSPQNPPTLALILEKPSTRTRVSFEAGVYELGGKAIILMGKDTQMGRGEPIKDSARVISSMVDIIAIRTFSQEGLEEFALHSSVPVINALTDLSHPLQVMADMLTMIECGIYLEDFAPHFEEFCKQNLQQEALDFIKSQNPLPKRICPPIVCYIGDGNNMAHSWLKLACILGFELRLLCPQKYAPDEKIIALAQNLANKSNAKIRVEIIPSNADKVAVQDALESVAKDAGVLTTDTWISMGQEEEKQSRINAFEGFCINQALMQKAHSNAIFLHCLPAYRGYEVSDEVIEGAQSRVWQEANNRLHIQKGIMLWLLAKK, encoded by the coding sequence ATGAGAGATGTTCCAAATCATTTTTCAAACCATTTTTTAAGTTTGAAAGATTTTAGCAAATCACAACTATATGATATGCTCTCTCTAAGCCTAGCCCTAAAGTCTCTCTGCCAAAATGCAAAATCCCTATCAAAGCCTATCACGCCACAAGCACTTGGCATAAAAAACTCCCCCCAAAATCCACCTACTTTAGCACTTATCTTAGAGAAGCCCTCCACGCGCACTAGAGTTAGCTTTGAAGCGGGAGTGTATGAGCTAGGTGGCAAAGCCATAATCCTAATGGGCAAAGACACGCAAATGGGGCGAGGAGAGCCGATAAAAGATAGTGCAAGAGTGATAAGCTCTATGGTGGATATTATCGCTATTCGCACATTTTCTCAAGAGGGGCTAGAGGAGTTTGCCCTCCACTCAAGCGTGCCTGTGATAAACGCGCTCACAGACTTATCTCACCCACTGCAAGTAATGGCAGATATGCTTACAATGATAGAGTGCGGAATCTATTTGGAGGATTTTGCTCCACATTTTGAGGAGTTTTGCAAGCAAAATCTACAACAAGAAGCACTAGATTTCATAAAATCACAAAATCCACTGCCAAAGAGGATTTGCCCCCCGATAGTTTGCTACATAGGCGATGGCAACAATATGGCTCACTCTTGGCTAAAGCTAGCTTGCATTTTGGGATTTGAGCTACGATTGCTATGTCCGCAAAAATACGCCCCAGATGAAAAAATCATCGCCCTAGCCCAAAATCTAGCAAACAAGTCAAATGCCAAAATCCGCGTAGAGATTATTCCCTCAAATGCCGATAAAGTCGCCGTGCAAGACGCACTAGAATCTGTGGCAAAAGATGCAGGTGTGCTTACGACTGATACTTGGATTTCTATGGGGCAAGAGGAGGAGAAGCAAAGCAGAATCAACGCTTTTGAGGGCTTTTGCATTAACCAAGCGTTAATGCAAAAAGCACATAGTAACGCAATATTTTTGCACTGCCTGCCTGCGTATCGAGGCTATGAAGTAAGCGATGAAGTCATAGAGGGAGCACAATCGCGCGTATGGCAGGAAGCAAACAATCGCCTACACATTCAAAAAGGAATAATGCTATGGCTACTAGCAAAAAAATAA
- a CDS encoding DUF502 domain-containing protein, protein MQPTNTNQQKQPHSTNPTKDKNIISHCFSSFFTLIGRGLLALAPIIILLWLLKFAYDFIAHIIGAIFDTTEHNMFATIAILVILLGILLYSGHLLEKKKDFILLKISEFFIGKIPFIASIYNVIKDMVKMFSGGNDKQYLGVGYIKLGEQEVIGFITKEESNERGEFLWVFVPTTPNPTSGFLFCAPKDKVRRSDLSVAEGFKKVVSLGIK, encoded by the coding sequence ATGCAGCCAACAAACACAAATCAGCAAAAACAGCCACACTCTACAAACCCCACCAAAGACAAAAATATTATTTCGCATTGCTTTAGCAGCTTTTTTACACTTATAGGCAGGGGGTTATTAGCCCTCGCGCCTATTATTATTTTGCTATGGCTTTTAAAATTTGCTTATGATTTTATTGCGCATATTATCGGGGCGATTTTTGACACTACCGAGCATAATATGTTTGCAACTATTGCGATTCTTGTGATTTTGCTAGGGATTTTGCTATATAGTGGGCATTTGCTAGAGAAGAAAAAAGACTTTATTTTGCTAAAGATTTCGGAGTTTTTCATCGGCAAAATCCCATTTATAGCTTCTATATACAATGTCATTAAAGATATGGTAAAAATGTTTTCTGGAGGCAATGACAAGCAATATCTAGGCGTGGGCTATATAAAGCTAGGAGAGCAAGAAGTCATAGGATTTATCACCAAAGAAGAGTCAAATGAGAGAGGGGAATTTTTGTGGGTGTTTGTCCCAACCACACCAAATCCTACTTCTGGTTTTCTTTTTTGTGCCCCAAAGGACAAGGTCCGCAGAAGTGATTTATCTGTGGCAGAGGGATTCAAAAAGGTTGTCTCACTAGGGATAAAATAA
- a CDS encoding SIMPL domain-containing protein: MLDSKKFIVAVSVVAIVFVCGIWLGFALNDNKIATERKLSINQEVEVRSKAEPDTFKAKIRIQGSNALRALSKLNDEQSESLVQTFNAVSRLIKANKEICSGGSYGYSPEVYYERNRRKVGFSAYQEIVCSFGSEQKSAYEKLLKAVGVEVGRNALLTLPILPIQAIITPEQIDKSTQEMRTELLKKAQGVAKQYSKALKQNCNIEDISFQEVGNTKPQARNGVMAMSAETPSSKVAPNGVSLPTTKEEDLVLSANFIIGCMAK, from the coding sequence ATGTTAGACTCAAAGAAATTCATTGTGGCAGTATCTGTCGTAGCTATCGTATTTGTATGCGGTATATGGCTAGGATTTGCCCTCAATGACAACAAAATCGCAACCGAGCGCAAACTCTCTATCAATCAAGAAGTAGAAGTGCGCTCTAAAGCAGAACCAGATACTTTCAAAGCAAAGATTCGCATTCAAGGAAGCAACGCATTGCGTGCGCTATCTAAGCTAAATGATGAGCAAAGCGAAAGCCTCGTGCAAACTTTTAATGCTGTCTCTAGGCTGATAAAAGCAAACAAAGAGATTTGCTCAGGTGGTAGCTATGGATACTCTCCAGAAGTGTATTATGAGCGCAATAGACGCAAAGTAGGATTTAGCGCGTATCAAGAAATCGTGTGCAGCTTTGGTAGCGAGCAAAAATCTGCTTATGAGAAACTACTCAAAGCTGTCGGCGTAGAAGTAGGTAGAAATGCACTGCTTACGCTTCCTATATTGCCAATACAAGCCATAATCACGCCAGAGCAAATCGATAAAAGCACACAAGAGATGCGCACAGAGCTACTAAAAAAAGCGCAAGGTGTTGCCAAACAATACTCTAAAGCATTGAAGCAAAATTGCAATATTGAGGATATAAGTTTCCAAGAAGTTGGCAATACTAAGCCACAAGCGCGAAATGGCGTTATGGCTATGAGTGCAGAAACTCCATCATCAAAAGTAGCACCAAATGGCGTATCACTCCCCACAACCAAAGAAGAAGACTTGGTGCTAAGCGCAAACTTCATCATAGGGTGTATGGCAAAATAG
- the hsrA gene encoding homeostatic response regulator transcription factor HsrA, producing MRILVVEDDAALSKSLSESLNANGYQTDIAESLKDSLYYVSIRNYDLVLANYKLKDGNAIELLTEVKSRSPRVSVIVMASKARPEQEVSVFGNGGDDFLAKPFDFSVLLARIQARLRFFGTSVIEIEDLVINPDEERVTYKGEEIEVKGKPFEVLTHLARQRDQIVSKEQLLDAIWEEPELVTPNVIEVAINQIRQKMDKVLNISTIETVRRRGYRFCYPKRPIGE from the coding sequence ATGCGCATTTTAGTAGTAGAAGATGATGCGGCTCTTAGCAAGTCGCTTAGCGAATCGCTCAACGCCAATGGTTATCAAACAGACATTGCAGAGAGTTTGAAAGATAGTTTGTATTATGTCAGCATTCGCAATTATGACTTGGTGCTTGCTAACTACAAGCTAAAAGACGGCAATGCCATAGAGCTACTTACCGAAGTGAAGTCGCGCTCGCCACGCGTGTCTGTGATTGTTATGGCTAGCAAGGCAAGACCCGAGCAAGAAGTATCTGTGTTTGGCAATGGGGGAGATGATTTTTTGGCAAAGCCATTTGATTTTTCTGTGCTTTTGGCTAGAATCCAAGCTAGACTTAGATTTTTTGGGACAAGTGTCATAGAGATAGAAGACTTAGTGATAAATCCTGATGAAGAGCGCGTTACTTACAAAGGCGAGGAAATCGAAGTAAAAGGCAAGCCATTTGAAGTGCTAACCCACCTTGCAAGACAGCGCGACCAAATCGTATCAAAAGAGCAACTACTTGATGCGATTTGGGAAGAGCCAGAGCTTGTTACGCCAAATGTCATTGAAGTGGCTATCAACCAAATCCGCCAAAAAATGGATAAGGTGCTAAATATCTCTACGATAGAAACAGTGCGCAGGAGAGGTTATCGCTTTTGCTATCCTAAGCGTCCTATCGGCGAGTAG
- a CDS encoding META domain-containing protein, protein MKSLKLFSLAIALSALYMSACKEENMRIYNTWNLITLSVDGNPIDPTNSEKQVFITVDDQKFNGYAGCNLFFGNLKIQKNKIQSSSTGATKMLCDPSAMEIERAILQLFSDSSVDFVIKDKNLVLEKEGIQAIFEAKGQ, encoded by the coding sequence ATGAAATCATTAAAATTGTTCTCCCTAGCAATCGCGCTAAGTGCCTTGTATATGAGTGCTTGCAAGGAAGAAAATATGAGAATTTACAACACTTGGAATCTAATAACCCTAAGTGTGGATGGCAACCCCATCGACCCTACAAATAGCGAAAAGCAAGTCTTTATCACAGTGGATGACCAAAAATTCAATGGCTATGCGGGGTGTAATCTGTTTTTTGGGAATCTAAAAATCCAAAAAAACAAAATCCAAAGCTCCTCCACAGGTGCTACAAAAATGCTTTGCGACCCCTCTGCTATGGAGATTGAGCGTGCTATATTGCAGCTATTTTCTGATAGCTCGGTAGACTTTGTCATAAAGGACAAAAATCTAGTCTTAGAAAAAGAGGGCATACAAGCGATTTTTGAAGCAAAAGGACAATAA